In Clostridium thermosuccinogenes, the genomic stretch CCGTGTTTGCCCTCTTGAATTTCTCCTCCTCATACTTCTCCCGTATAAAGGATTTGACAACCCGGATATTCGTCAGATTCTCCTGGGTGGCGGTATTTAATGCGTCCAGCTTCTTCTGCATGGCTTCAAAGCGAGGAAATCCGGTCTTTATTATGCAGTAGATGGTGAATGCCAATATGGGAATGATGCACATTATAACCGTTGCCAGCTTGGGATTCAATGAAAAGGCCATAATTAGCGCACCGATAAACATGCCCGGAGCCCTCAAAGCCATCCTCAGCATCATCTGGATCATATCCTGTATCATGGTTACGTCGTTGGTCAACCGTGTGACCAAAGAGCCTGTGCTATATCGGTCAATATTGGCAAAGGAAAACTTCTGAATTTTGTTGAAAAGGTCCTTCCTTAAATCGTTGGCAAATCCTGAGGATGCCTTGATGGCAAAAAAAGCACCTCCGGTACCTCCCGCCATCATGATGAACGCTGTTATCACCATTGCCACACCCATCATGATTATATAAGAAATGCTCCTGCCTCCATTTACTCCTTTATCGATGATATTGCTGAGCAGGAGCGGCATGACTACCTCACCTATAACCTCAACAATCATAAGAACGGGTCCTATGATAAATGCGGGAAGATATGGTTTAACATATTTCCAATATCTTTTCATAAATTTTTAACTCCTTCAAACCTAAAACTTAATATGATGCTTAATTAACTCACTATTTAACTTGTTTTATATAATTTTCATTTTATTTCTTCTTCCATCCTGGCCAAATTAGAGTCCAGCTTTCGCAGCAAGGAAGACAAGGTAGATAACTCTTTTTCGGTAAACCCGTCAAAGAGCTTCTGATCCACCGACTCAAAGATTTGCTTGCTCTGTTCCACTACTTTATTTCCTTTTTCAGTGATGATAATCTGATTGAGCCGGTTATCCTCCTCGTCCATGATTTTCTTGATATATCCCCCTTTTTCAAGTTTTTTCAGGGAAACCGCTATTGTCGCCGTCGATACCTCCATCGACTCGGCAAGCTCTTTTTGCGAGGCGTACCGGTTATGGGAGATTTTCATCAGCAAATGGTGCTGAGCTTGGTAAACCCCTGTCTCCTGGAGATAATGCTGCATGACTTTCCTGTGTTTTATCACCAAACCAATCATCAGTTGTACGGTTTCTTTAATAAGGTTTCGGTTAATCTGGTTAGGTACCATTTCCTTCCTTCTCACCACCTTTTAGCACATTTCATTAGTTGGTTTATAGTTAACATTATAATTATTAACTAGTTAACTATTCCTTAATATATCACTTCTTTTCCTATGATGTCAATAGCCAGTTTTCATGGAATCTTTCATAAAAAAGTAAAGGGGTTCGGCAAACCGCAGTTTCCCGCCCCCCGATTCGCAAGTATTATTTGACTTGAGGATATTTATCCATGAAAATTCTGTTTGCAGCCTGGAGCTTATCAAAATACTCTCTATAGGAATTGCTCAATATTTTCATATTCTCAACAAATATATCATAGTAGCCGTTCTCTTGAAGGAATTGGGACAGCAATTGCCGCATTTCATAAGCCGGTGTTTTTTTGAATTCATCCGAATTTCTATATTTCAGATATTCATCAATGGATTGCTTGTTCCTTTCCAGATACTCATCGGTATTATTTACAGCCTCCATAATTGCTGAATTGAGTTTTTCCATTGCCTGCTCCGACTGCTCGAAAAATTGACACAGATATTCTTCCACCTCTTTCGGGAATTCTATTTTTTGAATTCCGTCCAGATAGTCAATAATTTTATTGTACGCCTCTTGTTTTTCATCGGTATCAATCTGTCCGTCAAGGAACTGCCCGAAGTGCAGGCATAAATACATTCCATAGACGCCTGGGAAAGCTTGAAGCAGCCTTTCCTTAATTGTAAAATGCTTTTCAATGTTATCTTCAACATAGGCAGCCGTCTGGTCAATATCATAATCTTTCATCAACTGCTCCAGACATTTTTTCTTGGCCAGGGATTTCTCCACTTCCAAATCAGCCTTGTATTTGCATTTTGCCAGGGCAGCTCTTTTGTTATTGCTGGCCAGAATATCCTTGATATCGCCAACACTGATGCCTAATTTTCTTAGCACACTGATTTCCTTTAATGCAGCAACATCATCATCGCTGTAATTGCGATATCCGTTGTCTTCAACCGCCGGAGAAATCAACCCTTGTTCTTCGTAATATTCAACAGCCTTCTTCGTCAGTTTGCATTCTTTGCAGACATCTTTAATAAACATTTCCATCACCTCGAAATTATCATAGACCAACCCCCAAGGCGCTAGTCAATACCTATTTGCACGAAATTCATGACGGGTTTTCTCCGGCAGCATCCCCTAAGTTAAATGGCTGCACCTTCATGATTTTACTTCCAAGTTATTTAGTTTTTATAAAGCTCATGC encodes the following:
- a CDS encoding MarR family winged helix-turn-helix transcriptional regulator, encoding MVPNQINRNLIKETVQLMIGLVIKHRKVMQHYLQETGVYQAQHHLLMKISHNRYASQKELAESMEVSTATIAVSLKKLEKGGYIKKIMDEEDNRLNQIIITEKGNKVVEQSKQIFESVDQKLFDGFTEKELSTLSSLLRKLDSNLARMEEEIK
- a CDS encoding MerR family transcriptional regulator, whose product is MFIKDVCKECKLTKKAVEYYEEQGLISPAVEDNGYRNYSDDDVAALKEISVLRKLGISVGDIKDILASNNKRAALAKCKYKADLEVEKSLAKKKCLEQLMKDYDIDQTAAYVEDNIEKHFTIKERLLQAFPGVYGMYLCLHFGQFLDGQIDTDEKQEAYNKIIDYLDGIQKIEFPKEVEEYLCQFFEQSEQAMEKLNSAIMEAVNNTDEYLERNKQSIDEYLKYRNSDEFKKTPAYEMRQLLSQFLQENGYYDIFVENMKILSNSYREYFDKLQAANRIFMDKYPQVK